One Oenanthe melanoleuca isolate GR-GAL-2019-014 chromosome 3, OMel1.0, whole genome shotgun sequence DNA segment encodes these proteins:
- the CITED2 gene encoding cbp/p300-interacting transactivator 2 produces the protein MADHMMAMNHGRFPDGSGGLHHHPAHRMGMGQFPTPHHHHQQQQPPQQHAFSALMGYHIHYGAGSMNASSGVRHAMGPGSVSGGHPAGSMPPPARFSGSQFMAPPVASPGGQLSASMQLQKLNNQYFSHHPYPHSHYMPDLHPGSHQLNGGSQQHFRDCNPKHGGGGGSGLPPAVPHVPAAMLPPNVIDTDFIDEEVLMSLVIEMGLDRIKELPELWLGQNEFDFMTDFVCKQQPSRVSC, from the coding sequence ATGGCAGACCACATGATGGCCATGAACCACGGGCGATTCCCCGACGGATCCGGCGGGCTCCACCACCACCCTGCGCATCGGATGGGCATGGGGCAGTTTCCCACCCCccatcaccaccaccagcagcagcagccgccgcaGCAGCACGCCTTCAGCGCCCTGATGGGCTACCATATACATTACGGAGCTGGGAGTATGAACGCGAGCAGCGGGGTGAGGCACGCCATGGGGCCGGGCAGCGTGAGCGGAGGGCACCCGGCGGGCAGCatgccgccccccgcccgcttCAGCGGCTCCCAGTTCATGGCCCCCCCCGTCGCCAGCCCGGGAGGGCAGCTGAGCGCCAGCATGCAGCTCCAGAAGCTGAACAACCAGTACTTCAGCCACCACCCCTACCCCCACAGCCACTACATGCCGGACTTGCACCCCGGTAGCCACCAGCTGAACGGCGGCAGccagcagcatttcagggaCTGCAACCCCAAgcacggcggcggcggcggcagcggcttGCCGCCCGCCGTCCCCCACGTCCCCGCGGCAATGCTGCCGCCCAATGTCATAGACACGGACTTCATCGACGAGGAGGTCCTCATGTCCTTAGTCATCGAAATGGGGCTGGATCGCATCAAGGAGCTTCCCGAGCTGTGGTTGGGACAGAACGAGTTTGACTTCATGACAGACTTCGTTTGCAaacagcagcccagcagggtgAGCTGCTGa